A genomic segment from Bryobacteraceae bacterium encodes:
- a CDS encoding HU family DNA-binding protein: MTKADLIEEVSRVVEMTRKDSEVIVEAIFDSVVRSLRSGDKIEIRGFGSFRTRQRQARIGRNPKTGARVEVPAKRIPYFKPSKELKDLVNGEDTRTY; this comes from the coding sequence ATGACGAAAGCCGACCTGATTGAAGAGGTAAGCCGCGTAGTGGAGATGACCCGGAAGGATTCCGAGGTGATCGTCGAAGCGATCTTCGATAGCGTGGTGCGATCGCTGCGTTCCGGCGACAAGATCGAGATTCGCGGCTTTGGAAGCTTCCGCACGCGCCAGCGACAGGCGCGCATCGGCCGGAACCCGAAAACCGGCGCGCGCGTGGAAGTCCCCGCCAAACGCATCCCCTACTTCAAGCCGAGCAAGGAATTGAAAGACCTCGTCAACGGCGAAGACACGCGGACGTACTGA